CCCTTTTTGGGCTTTCAATCCCGAACGCCTGTGCGGCAAAATGGAGCTTAGGTTTTCTGAACATAGCGCCATAAAAAGTAAGCTGGTCCTGTAAATCTATATGTTTCGCTCCCCTCTGGAGTGGCAAATACCTGTTGCTCAGTAAATTTTGCGTGGGCTTAATACCGTGCACAGCAGAGCGTATCATAAGATAAGGAATATCAAATCCCCTGCCGTTAAAAGTAATAAAGCAATCATAATGACTGGCAACATCCCAAAAGCGTTCTAAAATCTCCGCCTCCGTCCCCACGCGGTATTTTACGCCCTCGTCCTCCCAGTCCTCCATGTCCTCATCCGGTGCCTGAAAATAAACCGCGCCGTTATCATCTCCGTCTAAAATAGCAACAGATACTATCTCGCCCAAAAAAGGAGAAAATGGAAAGCCCTCTTTTACACTCTCAAGAGATTTTTCAAGATCCTCCTCTGTACGCGATTCCCTCTCAGCCCACTCATTAAAAATTTCCTTTGATTTTTCATCAAATTCATCATAGGGTTTACCCACTGTTTCTATATCAAGCACTAAGTAGTTCATGGTTTTATTCGGTTTCGCCTCCTAAAACAGGTTTTAGGTATCAGCTATTAGGTACTGCACCAGTGTAATACCTATTACCTGCGATGCTATGCAAGCCTATTTATATGTTATCACTAAAACAGGTACATTCCAAATCAATTGCCGGTACTAACCCAAAAAAGGCTCAAATGAGCCTTTTTAAATGTTTCAACCTACCTACGCCAATGCTTCGGCAGGCAGGCGCCGTGCCTCATGTTGAAACGTTTATTTTTCTTCTTTACCCTTTCTTTTGTGGAAAAAGTCTTCCAACAACCACGAACTTGACTGCACTTTATCGCCAAGATTGTATACCATTTTACATCCTATCTCTTCACACACGTCGGATTCAGGAGTGTTGTGCTCTTTGCGGTCTCCGCCATTTCCAAAAATAGCCGGCTTCACTTTGCGCAAAGCGTCGGCAACACTCATATCTTTCGGGTTTTTAGGATGCTCTGTAATAAAAACCCTGTCTACCACCTCAAGGGCTTCTATTATATAGGCACGCTCCTCTTCAGGCATAAAGCCATATCCCTTTTTTTCTTCAAGCCAATTATCATTATTCAATATTACAACAAGCTCATCTCCAAGCTTTTTTGCCTCCTTAAACAGCTGAACATGTCCCTTGTGTAGCGGGTCAAACCCCCCACTTACGGCAACTATGGTCTTTTTATCTTTTTTATTCACCATCTTTATGTGTATATAACTTATCAACTTGCGCGAGAAGTTCTTCCCGTTCCTCTTCTGTTAAATTCATCTTTTCAATATATTCTTTACCACCCTCTTTATAATTCAGTAAAAACTCGTGCACATATTCCCTTATATCGCCCTGCCCGCCAAATGCTTCTTCTATATCAATATTTAGCTCTTCTGTTACTTTTCTAATTTGTTTCAACGCGTAAGCCCAGGCATCACGCTCGTCTTTGCTTTGAAGTTTTTCAAACAACTCCGCATCAGATGTGTCTCTCGAAAGTAACAAACGCTCTTTTCCTACTATATGCGCTAAGTGTTCTTTTTGAGTATTAAACGCCAGAACGTGTCCTATTTCATGCAAAACACTCAGTGCGTATTTCCAACCCTCGCTTCTTGCCTCTTCCGTATCTATCCACACCTCCTTTCCGGAAGCCCATGCAAATGTTCCGAAATCATTGTTTTCAACAATCTTCCAACCTTCAGGTAAAAGTTCGTTTAAAACAAATTTTTTACCCTCCGCATTTTCCAGTTCAACAATAACTTCGCCTTCTTCATTTTCTTTCATTCTAAAAACACCGGCTTCGTTTTTAAGCTCTATATCTTTTAACTTTTCGGATGGAGATTCAAAAGTTTTCATAGAAATATACAGATATATATAAAGAGGGGGTTCCGATCTGTTTTATTTAGTTTGCAAAAATTCTTTTAACTTCGTTA
The Candidatus Spechtbacterales bacterium genome window above contains:
- a CDS encoding adenylyltransferase/cytidyltransferase family protein — protein: MVNKKDKKTIVAVSGGFDPLHKGHVQLFKEAKKLGDELVVILNNDNWLEEKKGYGFMPEEERAYIIEALEVVDRVFITEHPKNPKDMSVADALRKVKPAIFGNGGDRKEHNTPESDVCEEIGCKMVYNLGDKVQSSSWLLEDFFHKRKGKEEK
- a CDS encoding ribonuclease H-like domain-containing protein, which produces MNYLVLDIETVGKPYDEFDEKSKEIFNEWAERESRTEEDLEKSLESVKEGFPFSPFLGEIVSVAILDGDDNGAVYFQAPDEDMEDWEDEGVKYRVGTEAEILERFWDVASHYDCFITFNGRGFDIPYLMIRSAVHGIKPTQNLLSNRYLPLQRGAKHIDLQDQLTFYGAMFRKPKLHFAAQAFGIESPKREGEIEGKDVPKAFHDKRYKEIAQYNYYDVIATRELYRKWDEYLNM